One segment of Abditibacteriaceae bacterium DNA contains the following:
- a CDS encoding NPCBM/NEW2 domain-containing protein, translating to MNFFRSRHFAPRAFCVAALLAACTVRSFPSRAVAAPLEASFFTSKTAPEGAIWMETLEVENITQGYGAARAGLSVDGRPLTVQKVVYPHGIGTRARSQAIIDLKGNATRFVTLLSLDDSVGKSGSVVLRLTVDGVVKFDSGVVRGGEAPKVVDVDLRGATRLLLEVQEVENEINDTVDLLGAAFYLTPKALKDPILQPTILSPRAAALPIWYPAPDVPEINGPRLVGVSPGKPFLFRVPATGKAPLQFEATGLPPGLALDSQTGIITGRVAQAGSYKATVRVKNAVGTDSEPLSIEVGEGKMLLTPVLGWNASTIFGELVTAKMVAEQADYMISSGLAARGWNTIVVDDTWQSRREPDGSLGSNRRFGSIKSLAAYVHSLGLKFGLLSGATPLTPSGYAGSDGFEERDAKLYASWGVDMVKYDWGAESGRKEGTTREQVVAAYKKMREALNKTDRDIALHVVNYGFGGPGAGIGPASGAQLWTTTDALIDTWASLDRATFNQHNNFGFAKPGAWNDFGQLKIGRFTPRNPRFSFLTPAQQRLQVTAWVVGQSAMFLSADMGQLDPSGYYRLATPLLMNPEVLAIHQDASGKQAQRVVAPQGPVELDAEGKPKPRPEPPVHVWKRELADGRIAVAFLNRSSNRHPGEVSWADLGITGQKRVRDAWARQDAGQISDKYTAEVPGHGAVLVVIGP from the coding sequence ATGAACTTTTTCCGATCCCGCCACTTTGCCCCACGCGCCTTCTGCGTCGCGGCCCTACTCGCAGCCTGCACGGTTAGGAGCTTTCCATCGCGCGCTGTTGCCGCACCACTTGAAGCATCGTTTTTTACTTCCAAAACCGCTCCCGAAGGCGCGATCTGGATGGAAACTCTTGAAGTTGAGAACATCACTCAGGGTTATGGCGCGGCCAGAGCCGGTCTGTCAGTGGATGGACGCCCCCTGACCGTGCAAAAAGTGGTCTATCCGCATGGCATCGGTACGCGCGCCCGCTCGCAGGCTATCATCGATTTGAAAGGTAACGCAACCCGATTTGTCACCCTGCTTAGCCTTGATGATTCGGTCGGCAAAAGCGGCTCTGTTGTGTTGCGCCTCACCGTCGATGGCGTGGTGAAATTCGACTCCGGAGTGGTGCGCGGCGGCGAAGCGCCCAAAGTCGTTGACGTGGATTTGCGCGGTGCCACACGGTTGCTTCTCGAAGTTCAAGAAGTCGAAAACGAGATTAATGACACCGTTGACCTTCTGGGCGCGGCCTTTTATCTCACGCCCAAAGCGTTGAAAGACCCCATCCTGCAGCCGACAATTTTGTCGCCGCGTGCGGCTGCTCTTCCCATTTGGTATCCGGCGCCCGATGTCCCCGAAATAAACGGCCCGCGCCTTGTCGGCGTCTCGCCGGGCAAGCCGTTTCTCTTCCGCGTGCCCGCTACCGGAAAGGCACCGCTGCAGTTTGAAGCGACAGGTTTGCCCCCAGGACTTGCTCTCGATTCACAAACCGGCATTATCACCGGACGTGTCGCGCAGGCTGGAAGCTACAAAGCCACAGTTCGCGTCAAGAACGCTGTTGGAACCGATTCCGAACCGCTTTCGATTGAAGTAGGCGAAGGCAAAATGCTGCTGACACCGGTTCTGGGTTGGAACGCTTCAACGATATTCGGCGAACTGGTCACAGCAAAAATGGTGGCCGAGCAAGCCGATTACATGATTTCGAGCGGTCTCGCGGCGCGCGGTTGGAACACGATCGTCGTTGACGACACATGGCAATCACGCCGCGAACCCGACGGCTCTCTGGGTTCCAACCGGCGTTTCGGTTCGATCAAGTCGCTGGCAGCTTATGTTCATTCTCTGGGCTTGAAATTCGGCCTGCTCAGCGGCGCGACGCCACTCACGCCTTCGGGTTATGCCGGCAGCGATGGCTTTGAAGAGCGCGACGCGAAGCTGTATGCAAGCTGGGGCGTGGACATGGTCAAATACGACTGGGGCGCCGAATCGGGGCGCAAGGAAGGAACGACGCGCGAGCAGGTCGTGGCGGCGTATAAGAAAATGCGCGAAGCACTTAACAAAACCGACCGCGACATTGCTTTGCACGTTGTCAATTACGGCTTTGGCGGGCCGGGAGCCGGTATCGGCCCCGCATCCGGCGCGCAGTTGTGGACAACCACCGATGCTCTTATCGATACGTGGGCGTCTCTCGACCGTGCTACTTTCAATCAACACAACAATTTCGGTTTCGCAAAACCGGGCGCCTGGAACGATTTCGGGCAGCTAAAAATCGGGCGTTTTACTCCGCGCAATCCACGCTTTTCGTTTCTAACCCCCGCGCAGCAGAGACTGCAGGTTACGGCCTGGGTAGTTGGTCAATCGGCGATGTTCTTGAGCGCCGATATGGGCCAGCTCGATCCCAGCGGCTACTACCGCCTCGCAACTCCGCTCCTGATGAATCCCGAAGTTCTCGCCATTCACCAGGACGCGAGTGGAAAACAAGCGCAACGCGTTGTCGCGCCGCAAGGCCCGGTCGAACTCGATGCCGAAGGCAAACCCAAACCCCGCCCTGAGCCTCCTGTCCATGTCTGGAAACGCGAGCTTGCTGATGGTCGCATTGCCGTGGCGTTTCTCAATCGCAGTTCCAACCGCCATCCGGGCGAAGTTTCCTGGGCCGATCTGGGCATTACCGGCCAGAAACGCGTGCGCGACGCATGGGCCCGTCAGGATGCCGGGCAGATCAGTGACAAATATACCGCTGAGGTGCCGGGGCACGGAGCCGTTCTCGTTGTCATTGGACCTTAA
- a CDS encoding aromatic ring-hydroxylating dioxygenase subunit alpha, translated as MSVAIDDLIKAHQPGLTLPQPFYTDAAIFERDMERIFRQQWILAGLEIQIPNPGDFKVYTLGPDEIILVRDDDGSVNALFNVCTHRGSRLCLEAQGHVKTLVCPYHQWVFRRNGALQAARLTGCDFDKSAHGLQTAHVKVVEGLIFICLADEPPSFDDTEQNIGPHLAPLELAGAALAHHERYDLRANWKLIIENFHECYHCPGTHPEYCTVSSWAASINFPAQEDDGYGKKRIAEWNALGLPTYFVGMDDQRQFYVGRMPQREGFESQSMDGKAVGLPLGRLPYQDVGYVGMANWPNLFFEAPGDYAVIMQLTPVGPNQSTIDMYWLVHPDSPEQPDYDVQRVIEVWKATGEQDWELSVNNQRGIESTRYRPGPYVRGHGLEEPLMMFVEWYLRQVARSACR; from the coding sequence ATGTCCGTTGCTATTGACGATTTAATCAAAGCTCACCAACCCGGTCTCACACTTCCTCAACCGTTCTATACCGATGCGGCGATTTTCGAGCGCGACATGGAGCGCATATTTCGCCAGCAGTGGATTCTCGCAGGCCTGGAGATTCAGATTCCCAATCCGGGTGACTTCAAGGTGTATACCCTTGGCCCGGATGAAATTATCCTGGTGCGCGACGATGATGGCAGTGTGAACGCACTCTTCAACGTCTGCACGCACCGTGGCTCGCGCTTATGCCTTGAAGCGCAGGGTCACGTTAAAACACTGGTGTGTCCTTACCATCAGTGGGTTTTTCGCCGCAACGGTGCATTGCAAGCGGCGAGGTTAACCGGCTGCGATTTCGACAAATCCGCTCATGGTTTGCAGACCGCTCACGTCAAAGTAGTCGAAGGCTTGATCTTTATTTGTCTGGCGGATGAGCCTCCTTCGTTTGATGATACCGAGCAAAATATCGGGCCTCACCTTGCACCGCTGGAGTTGGCAGGCGCGGCACTGGCCCACCACGAGCGCTACGACCTGCGTGCCAACTGGAAGCTCATTATCGAAAACTTTCACGAGTGCTACCACTGCCCCGGCACCCACCCGGAGTACTGCACTGTCAGTAGCTGGGCCGCTTCCATCAATTTCCCGGCACAGGAAGACGACGGCTACGGAAAAAAGCGCATTGCTGAATGGAATGCATTGGGGCTACCAACTTACTTTGTGGGAATGGATGACCAGCGTCAGTTCTACGTTGGTCGTATGCCACAGCGCGAAGGCTTTGAAAGCCAAAGCATGGACGGTAAGGCAGTCGGACTTCCGCTTGGTCGCCTTCCGTATCAGGATGTAGGCTATGTCGGCATGGCCAACTGGCCCAATCTCTTTTTCGAGGCGCCGGGTGACTATGCGGTTATTATGCAACTAACTCCGGTGGGGCCAAACCAGAGCACCATCGACATGTACTGGTTAGTTCACCCCGACTCGCCAGAGCAGCCCGACTACGACGTGCAGCGAGTCATCGAGGTCTGGAAGGCAACAGGCGAACAAGACTGGGAACTCTCGGTTAACAACCAGCGCGGCATCGAATCAACACGCTACCGCCCCGGCCCGTATGTGCGCGGTCATGGTTTAGAAGAGCCACTGATGATGTTCGTCGAGTGGTATCTACGACAGGTAGCCCGAAGCGCGTGCAGATAA
- a CDS encoding Gfo/Idh/MocA family oxidoreductase: protein MSKTLKVGVIGVGGIANTHYPGWESSPHTELAAFADMQPQVLTRLADKYNVSRRYADATELIRDPDVDIVDICTPSAFHAPLAIAALEAGKHVICEKPLAPTPDEIRSLIAARDKSGKLLMTAQHFRFQSSAQALKAQLQGGTLGDVYHARAWMLRRAWLPTGPGFIYKKNSGGGPCIDIGVHILDLTLWMMGHPKPVSVTGVTQDKLSKLPGAFSLWGGAVPADMDVEEFAGAFVRFENGATLMLEVSWLLHHATTGEDMQMWLYGTGGGAHWPDNSVLKANNETKSLTTTKLDMVPGSMEPHALECVKFAEAIVEGKPSPVPPEESLDVQLILNGLYRSAEEKREVRLDG from the coding sequence ATGAGCAAGACATTGAAAGTCGGCGTCATCGGCGTCGGCGGCATCGCCAACACGCACTATCCCGGATGGGAATCTTCTCCGCACACCGAACTGGCGGCTTTTGCCGATATGCAGCCTCAAGTCCTCACGCGGTTGGCCGATAAATACAACGTCTCCCGGCGCTACGCAGACGCGACAGAATTGATCCGCGACCCGGACGTGGACATCGTGGACATCTGCACGCCTTCGGCGTTTCACGCGCCGCTCGCCATCGCCGCACTGGAAGCGGGCAAACACGTCATTTGCGAAAAGCCACTCGCTCCCACGCCCGACGAAATCCGCAGCCTCATCGCGGCGCGCGACAAAAGCGGCAAGCTGCTAATGACGGCGCAGCATTTTCGTTTTCAAAGCTCGGCGCAGGCTCTCAAGGCCCAGTTGCAGGGCGGAACGTTGGGCGATGTTTATCACGCGCGTGCTTGGATGCTGCGTCGCGCCTGGCTTCCCACAGGCCCCGGTTTCATCTACAAAAAGAATAGCGGCGGCGGGCCGTGCATCGACATCGGCGTGCATATCCTCGACCTCACGCTGTGGATGATGGGCCACCCAAAACCCGTTTCGGTCACGGGCGTCACGCAGGACAAGCTGAGCAAGCTTCCCGGCGCGTTCTCCCTCTGGGGCGGCGCGGTTCCCGCCGACATGGACGTAGAAGAATTCGCCGGCGCCTTCGTGCGCTTTGAAAACGGCGCAACGCTGATGCTTGAAGTCTCGTGGCTGTTACATCACGCCACGACAGGCGAAGACATGCAGATGTGGCTTTACGGAACCGGCGGCGGCGCGCATTGGCCCGACAACTCTGTTTTAAAAGCCAACAATGAAACCAAAAGCCTGACGACGACCAAGCTTGACATGGTGCCCGGCAGCATGGAGCCGCACGCTCTGGAATGCGTAAAGTTCGCCGAAGCCATCGTCGAAGGCAAGCCGTCGCCCGTGCCGCCCGAAGAAAGCCTGGATGTCCAGCTTATCTTGAATGGCCTGTATCGTTCAGCGGAAGAAAAGCGCGAAGTTCGCCTCGATGGGTAA